In Bacillota bacterium, the sequence AGCGATGAGACTGGAATTTTTTCATCTTCATCCAATATTGCTGTTGAGCAGCTGCAGGGAATCGAGAAGCAGTTAAGCGAGTTTATTGAGTTTGAAGGGTTGAGCGGAACAGTCTATATTGAGCATGAGGATCGGGGATTGGTTGTTCGCTTTGCGGACCAAGTGTTTTTTGACTTGGGTAAAGCGGACTTAAAACCGGAAGCAATTGAGATTCTTACCCGTCTAGGACCACTATTAAAAGACATCCCCAATCCAATTCGCATTGAGGGTCATACCGACAATCTGCCGATTAGTACCGCTCGTTTCCCATCTAACTGGGAACTGTCTACCCATCGCGCTACAAGCGTAATTCGATATTTAGTTGAAGAGTTAGGTTTCAGTCCGGACAAGCTTTCCGCAGCTGGATACGGTGAGTATCGACCGATTGCCGATAATGAGACCCCAGCAGGACGAGCGCTGAACCGCCGCGTTGATATTGTGATTATCAGCATGGATCACTGGGCTGAGGAACCAAAATCAGAGATGGAGTGATAGCTGGTGAGTAGAAAAGTAGAGATTGATCTGAAGTTTATAATTATTGCCCTGGCTTTCATGATTATAGCGTCGGTTGGCAGCGCCTTTACCGCCTATTTGATGCTCGCGCCCGAGCGGCAGGCTGCCAATGCTGCTAAAGCAGATCAAACTGCCAAGGATATCGGCCCTACTTATCAGGTTGGTGATTTTACCGTCAACCTGGCAGAAACTTCATCAATCAGATTCATCCGCACCGGTTTAGTGCTTGAACTGGAAAAAGAAGGCGATCTTAAAGAGGCCGAAAAACGTGAGCCGCAGATTCGCGATCGAGTTATTTCGGTGCTGCGCACCCGTACCTTGGCTGATTTGAAGGCCCCTGATGGATTAGATAAGCTGAGAACAGATCTTATTGAATCCATTAATGAGCTGTTTGTCTCCAGCACAGTTACAGACATATTTTTCGTTGATCTGGTTTTCCAATAAGGGGAGATCACTATGAATGAATTCTTTCTGACCAAGGCTGAAATAGACGCACTACTGGAACAAAACCGCCGTTTG encodes:
- a CDS encoding flagellar basal body-associated FliL family protein; this translates as MSRKVEIDLKFIIIALAFMIIASVGSAFTAYLMLAPERQAANAAKADQTAKDIGPTYQVGDFTVNLAETSSIRFIRTGLVLELEKEGDLKEAEKREPQIRDRVISVLRTRTLADLKAPDGLDKLRTDLIESINELFVSSTVTDIFFVDLVFQ